In the Colletotrichum higginsianum IMI 349063 chromosome 7 map unlocalized unitig_7, whole genome shotgun sequence genome, one interval contains:
- a CDS encoding Amine oxidase, with protein MPRRPSSMESVGSLGSPIDPKYRKKVAVVGSGSAGIAALWALNRSYHDVYMYEASSRLGGHTNTVTWKNGKYETSVDTGFIVLNTATYPNFINFLKRVKVDTVPTEMTFGVTRDHGLFEWAGTSLDAVFAQRKNIFSPRMWRMIFDIIRFNQFALDLLMADDEDDAAAMNGDSKGTKKEETIGEYLEREGYSDAFRDDYLIPMTAAVWSTSPDKCTLDFPAVTLVRFMWNHHLLSTVSARPQWLTLKKCAKSYIDAVMSGFPSNHLFLKTQVTQVTSEEDGRVRVHTHNGKSDVYDHVILATHGDQALKIIEGSATREEKEILSAFKTSENSVVLHSDLSLMPASEKAWSSWNYLTLSSPSTGKQNIDQVSLTYNMNILQHIPRGTFGDVLVTMNPLHQPNPDTIQGSFTYRHPLYTPAAVRAQKLLPRIQNKRGISYAGAWTKYGFHEDGFSSGLHAAQDHLYAKLPFQFVDSTYSRGRKPSLGLADLLLRLAILIFQVFVIRVLERVVGIAKRAIYPQARRLKNVKATPSSSTNPSLPPSLPHQLPPPPPTIMNALPRLPWRASSQSTQKWSCFFCQHAVRPAPRSGLRSPPAAAARRAASTTPPKQTGPSFGGAPSMEQVHAHYKRKNASTAWYGFPFAPLPLGLRASSWADETNFKICQTTGWGGQPIRAHGPDVDYSEDGLASRLVPVTSANRIRVTFSSSVSDVLPWKFTPQQREVRVLPGETALAFYTATNNSDSDIIGVATYSVTPGQVAPYFSKIQCFCFEEQRLNAGETVDMPVFFYLDPDIVNDVNMRGIETVTLNYTFFKAKYDDNGKFKAPSPMA; from the exons ATGCCCCGCAGACCATCCTCGATGGAATCTGTGGGTTCTTTGGGCTCTCCCATTGACCCCAAGTATAGGAAgaaggtcgccgtcgtcggtaGTGGTTCCGCAGGCATCGCTGCTCTATGGGCGCTGAATCGAAGTTACCATGACGTTTACATGTACGAAGCCTCTTCGAGGCTCGGCGGACATACCAACACCGTGACATGGAAGAATGGGAAGTACGAGACCAGTGTAGATACTGGCTTCATCGTGCTCAACACTGCGACATACC CAAACTTCATCAACTTTCTCAAGAGGGTCAAGGTAGACACGGTGCCAACTGAGATGACGTTTGGTGTCACTCGAGATCATGGCCTGTTCGAGTGGGCCGGCACCAGCTTAGACGCCGTCTTTGCGCAAAGGAAAAACATCTTCTCGCCACGAATGTGGCGCATGATATTTGACATCATCCGCTTCAACCAGTTCGCCTTGGATCTGTTaatggccgacgacgaggacgatgccgccgcgaTGAACGGCGACAGCAAAGGgaccaagaaggaggagacgatCGGCGAGTACCTTGAACGGGAAGGCTATTCGGATGCCTTCAGGGACGACTACCTGATTCCCATGACCGCGGCCGTATGGAGCACGAGCCCGGATAAGTGCACACTAGACTTTCCGGCCGTCACTCTGGTTCGCTTCAT GTGGAATCATCATCTTCTCTCGACCGTTTCCGCGAGGCCCCAGTGGCTCACCCTGAAGAAGTGCGCCAAGTCGTACATCGACGCTGTCATGAGTGGCTTCCCTTCTAATCATCTCTTTCTCAAAACGCAAGTCACGCAGGTCACGAGTGAGGAGGACGGTAGAGTACGAGTGCACACTCACAACGGCAAGTCCGATGTCTACGACCATGTCATCCTGGCGACACACGGGGACCAAGCCCTCAAGATCATCGAAGGATCGGCTACGCGTGAGGAGAAGGAAATTCTCTCCGCGTTCAAGACCTCCGAGAACTCGGTCGTTCTTCACTCCGATCTCTCACTGATGCCGGCTTCCGAAAAGGCCTGGTCCAGCTGGAATTATCTTACCCTCTCCTCGCCCTCAACCGGTAAGCAGAACATCGATCAGGTTTCCCTGACCTACAACATGAACATCCTCCAACACATCCCGCGCGGGACGTTTGGTGACGTCCTGGTCACGATGAACCCTCTGCACCAGCCGAACCCAGACACGATTCAGGGCTCCTTCACCTACCGCCATCCCCTATACACGCCCGCTGCCGTACGTGCCCAGAAGCTACTGCCTCGTATTCAAAACAAGCGAGGCATCAGCTACGCCGGTGCGTGGACGAAGTACGGCTTCCACGAGGACGGCTTCAGCAGTGGACTGCATGCCGCCCAGGACCATCTGTACGCCAAACTCCCCTTTCAGTTTGTCGACTCGACCTACAGCCGCGGAAGGAAACCCTCGCTTGGCCTTGCCGATCTTTTGCTACGACTTGCTATTCTCATTTTTCAGGTGTTTGTTATCAGAGTGCTCGAGAGGGTTGTCGGCATTGCCAAGAGGGCGATATACCCCCAGGCTAGGAGGTTGAAGAATGTCAAAGCTAC ACCGAGCTCCTCTACTaatccctccctccctccctccctccctcaccaactaccgccgccgccgcctacgaTCATGAACGCTCTCCCACGCCTCCCCTGGCGTGCGTCGTCGCAGTCGACGCAGAAATGGagctgcttcttctgccaGCACGCCGTCCGTCCCGCGCCGCGCAGCGGTTTGCGCTcgcctcccgccgccgccgctcgccgagcggcctcgacaacgccgccgaAGCAAACCGGCCCCAGCTTCGGCGGTGCGCCGTCCATGGAGCAGGTGCACGCCCATTATAAGCGGAAGAATGCGTCGACAGC ATGGTACGGTTTCCCTTTcgctcccctccctctcgggCTTCGAGCAAGTTCCTGGGCTGACGAAACAAATTTCAAGATCTGCCAGACGACAGGCTGGGGCGGCCAGCCCATCCGCGCTCACGGCCCGGACGTCGACTACAGCGAGGATGGGCTGGCCTCTCGCCTGGTGCCCGTGACCTCGGCCAACCGCATTCGCGTTACCTTcagctcgtccgtctcggacGTGCTACCCTGGAAGTTCACACCGCAGCAGCGCGAGGTGCGCGTGCTCCCCGGCGAGACGGCGCTGGCTTTCTACACGGCCACCAACAACTCAGACTCGGACATCATTGGCGTCGCGACCTACAGCGTGACCCCCGGTCAGGTGGCGCCGTACTTTAGCAAGATCCAGTGCTTCTGTTTCGAGGAGCAGCGGTTGAACGCCGGGGAGACGGTCGACATGCCTGTGTTCTTCTATTTGGATCCAGATATCGTGAACGACGTCAACATGCGCGGCATCGAAACCGTGACCTTGAACTACACGTTCTTCA AGGCCAAgtacgacgacaacggcaaaTTCAAGGCGCCTTCGCCCATGGCTTGA